In Canis lupus dingo isolate Sandy chromosome 1, ASM325472v2, whole genome shotgun sequence, a single genomic region encodes these proteins:
- the HNRNPK gene encoding heterogeneous nuclear ribonucleoprotein K isoform X4, whose amino-acid sequence METEQPEETFPNTETNGEFGKRPAEDMEEEQAFKRSRNTDEMVELRILLQSKNAGAVIGKGGKNIKALRTDYNASVSVPDSSGPERILSISADIETIGEILKKIIPTLEEYQHYKGSDFDCELRLLIHQSLAGGIIGVKGAKIKELRENTQTTIKLFQECCPHSTDRVVLIGGKPDRVVECIKIILDLISESPIKGRAQPYDPNFYDETYDYGGFTMMFDDRRGRPVGFPMRGRGGFDRMPPGRGGRPMPPSRRDYDDMSPRRGPPPPPPGRGGRGGSRARNLPLPPPPPPRGGDLMAYDRRGRPGDRYDGMVGFSADETWDSAIDTWSPSEWQMAYEPQGGSGYDYSYAGGRGSYGDLGGPIITTQVTIPKDLAGSIIGKGGQRIKQIRHESGASIKIDEPLEGSEDRIITITGTQDQIQNAQYLLQNSVKQYADVEGF is encoded by the exons GTAAACGCCCTGCAGAAGATATGGAAGAGGAACAAGCTTTTAAAAGATCTAGAAACACTGATGAGATGGTTGAACTACGCATTTTGCTTCAGAGCAAG AATGCTGGGGCAGTGATTggaaaaggaggcaagaatattaAGGCTCTCCGTACAGAC TACAATGCCAGTGTTTCAGTCCCAGACAGCAGTGGCCCCGAGCG CATATTGAGTATCAGTGCTGATATTGAGACAATTGGAGAAATTCTGAAGAAAATCATCCCTACCTTGGAAGAG TACCAACACTATAAAGGAAGTGACTTTGACTGCGAGTTGAGACTGTTGATTCATCAGAGTCTGGCAGGAGGAATTATTGGGGTCAAAGGTGCTAAAATCAAAGAACTTCGAGAG AACACACAGACAACAATCAAGCTTTTCCAGGAATGCTGTCCTCATTCCACTGACAGAGTTGTTCTTATTGGAGGAAAACCTGATAGGGTGGTAGAGTGCATCAAGATCATCCTTGATCTTATATCAGAG tctcCCATCAAAGGACGTGCACAGCCTTATGATCCCAATTTTTATGATGAAACCTACGATTATGGTGGCTTTACAATGATGTTTGATGACCGCCGTGGACGCCCTGTGGGATTTCCCATGCGGGGGAGAGGTGGTTTTGACAGAATGCCTCCTGGTCGGGGTGGGCGTCCTATGCCTCCATCCAGAAGAGATTATGACGATATGAGCCCTCGCCGAggacctcctcctccacctcctggaAGAGGTGGCCGGGGTGGTAGTAGAGCTCGgaatcttcctcttcctcctccaccaccacctagAGGAGG GGATCTCATGGCCTATGACAGAAGAGGAAGACCTGGAGACCGCTACGATGGCATG GTTGGTTTCAGTGCTGATGAAACTTGGGACTCTGCAATAGATACATGGAGCCCATCAGAATGGCAGATGGCTTATGAACCACAG ggTGGCTCCGGATATG attattccTATGCAGGGGGTCGTGGCTCATATGGTGATCTTGGTGGACCTATTATTACTACACAAGTAACTATTCCCAAAGAT ttGGCTGGATCTATTATTGGCAAAGGTGGTCAGCGGATTAAGCAAATCCGTCATGAGTCAGGAGCTTCGATCAAAATTGATGAACCTCTAGAAGGGTCTGAAGATCGGATCATTACCATTACAGGAACACAGGACCAGATACAGAATGCACAGTATTTGCTGCAGAACAG tgtGAAGCAGTATGCAGATGTTGAAGGATTCTAA
- the HNRNPK gene encoding heterogeneous nuclear ribonucleoprotein K isoform X5, whose amino-acid sequence METEQPEETFPNTETNGEFGKRPAEDMEEEQAFKRSRNTDEMVELRILLQSKNAGAVIGKGGKNIKALRTDYNASVSVPDSSGPERILSISADIETIGEILKKIIPTLEEYQHYKGSDFDCELRLLIHQSLAGGIIGVKGAKIKELRENTQTTIKLFQECCPHSTDRVVLIGGKPDRVVECIKIILDLISESPIKGRAQPYDPNFYDETYDYGGFTMMFDDRRGRPVGFPMRGRGGFDRMPPGRGGRPMPPSRRDYDDMSPRRGPPPPPPGRGGRGGSRARNLPLPPPPPPRGGDLMAYDRRGRPGDRYDGMVGFSADETWDSAIDTWSPSEWQMAYEPQGGSGYDYSYAGGRGSYGDLGGPIITTQVTIPKDLAGSIIGKGGQRIKQIRHESGASIKIDEPLEGSEDRIITITGTQDQIQNAQYLLQNSVKQYSGKFF is encoded by the exons GTAAACGCCCTGCAGAAGATATGGAAGAGGAACAAGCTTTTAAAAGATCTAGAAACACTGATGAGATGGTTGAACTACGCATTTTGCTTCAGAGCAAG AATGCTGGGGCAGTGATTggaaaaggaggcaagaatattaAGGCTCTCCGTACAGAC TACAATGCCAGTGTTTCAGTCCCAGACAGCAGTGGCCCCGAGCG CATATTGAGTATCAGTGCTGATATTGAGACAATTGGAGAAATTCTGAAGAAAATCATCCCTACCTTGGAAGAG TACCAACACTATAAAGGAAGTGACTTTGACTGCGAGTTGAGACTGTTGATTCATCAGAGTCTGGCAGGAGGAATTATTGGGGTCAAAGGTGCTAAAATCAAAGAACTTCGAGAG AACACACAGACAACAATCAAGCTTTTCCAGGAATGCTGTCCTCATTCCACTGACAGAGTTGTTCTTATTGGAGGAAAACCTGATAGGGTGGTAGAGTGCATCAAGATCATCCTTGATCTTATATCAGAG tctcCCATCAAAGGACGTGCACAGCCTTATGATCCCAATTTTTATGATGAAACCTACGATTATGGTGGCTTTACAATGATGTTTGATGACCGCCGTGGACGCCCTGTGGGATTTCCCATGCGGGGGAGAGGTGGTTTTGACAGAATGCCTCCTGGTCGGGGTGGGCGTCCTATGCCTCCATCCAGAAGAGATTATGACGATATGAGCCCTCGCCGAggacctcctcctccacctcctggaAGAGGTGGCCGGGGTGGTAGTAGAGCTCGgaatcttcctcttcctcctccaccaccacctagAGGAGG GGATCTCATGGCCTATGACAGAAGAGGAAGACCTGGAGACCGCTACGATGGCATG GTTGGTTTCAGTGCTGATGAAACTTGGGACTCTGCAATAGATACATGGAGCCCATCAGAATGGCAGATGGCTTATGAACCACAG ggTGGCTCCGGATATG attattccTATGCAGGGGGTCGTGGCTCATATGGTGATCTTGGTGGACCTATTATTACTACACAAGTAACTATTCCCAAAGAT ttGGCTGGATCTATTATTGGCAAAGGTGGTCAGCGGATTAAGCAAATCCGTCATGAGTCAGGAGCTTCGATCAAAATTGATGAACCTCTAGAAGGGTCTGAAGATCGGATCATTACCATTACAGGAACACAGGACCAGATACAGAATGCACAGTATTTGCTGCAGAACAG tgtGAAGCAGTATTCTGGAAAGTTTTTCTAA
- the HNRNPK gene encoding heterogeneous nuclear ribonucleoprotein K isoform X2, translating into METEQPEETFPNTETNGEFGKRPAEDMEEEQAFKRSRNTDEMVELRILLQSKNAGAVIGKGGKNIKALRTDYNASVSVPDSSGPERILSISADIETIGEILKKIIPTLEEGLQLPSPTATSQLPLESDAVECLNYQHYKGSDFDCELRLLIHQSLAGGIIGVKGAKIKELRENTQTTIKLFQECCPHSTDRVVLIGGKPDRVVECIKIILDLISESPIKGRAQPYDPNFYDETYDYGGFTMMFDDRRGRPVGFPMRGRGGFDRMPPGRGGRPMPPSRRDYDDMSPRRGPPPPPPGRGGRGGSRARNLPLPPPPPPRGGDLMAYDRRGRPGDRYDGMVGFSADETWDSAIDTWSPSEWQMAYEPQGGSGYDYSYAGGRGSYGDLGGPIITTQVTIPKDLAGSIIGKGGQRIKQIRHESGASIKIDEPLEGSEDRIITITGTQDQIQNAQYLLQNSVKQYSGKFF; encoded by the exons GTAAACGCCCTGCAGAAGATATGGAAGAGGAACAAGCTTTTAAAAGATCTAGAAACACTGATGAGATGGTTGAACTACGCATTTTGCTTCAGAGCAAG AATGCTGGGGCAGTGATTggaaaaggaggcaagaatattaAGGCTCTCCGTACAGAC TACAATGCCAGTGTTTCAGTCCCAGACAGCAGTGGCCCCGAGCG CATATTGAGTATCAGTGCTGATATTGAGACAATTGGAGAAATTCTGAAGAAAATCATCCCTACCTTGGAAGAG gGCCTGCAGTTGCCATCACCCACTGCAACCAGCCAGCTCCCGCTCGAATCTGATGCTGTGGAATGCTTAAAT TACCAACACTATAAAGGAAGTGACTTTGACTGCGAGTTGAGACTGTTGATTCATCAGAGTCTGGCAGGAGGAATTATTGGGGTCAAAGGTGCTAAAATCAAAGAACTTCGAGAG AACACACAGACAACAATCAAGCTTTTCCAGGAATGCTGTCCTCATTCCACTGACAGAGTTGTTCTTATTGGAGGAAAACCTGATAGGGTGGTAGAGTGCATCAAGATCATCCTTGATCTTATATCAGAG tctcCCATCAAAGGACGTGCACAGCCTTATGATCCCAATTTTTATGATGAAACCTACGATTATGGTGGCTTTACAATGATGTTTGATGACCGCCGTGGACGCCCTGTGGGATTTCCCATGCGGGGGAGAGGTGGTTTTGACAGAATGCCTCCTGGTCGGGGTGGGCGTCCTATGCCTCCATCCAGAAGAGATTATGACGATATGAGCCCTCGCCGAggacctcctcctccacctcctggaAGAGGTGGCCGGGGTGGTAGTAGAGCTCGgaatcttcctcttcctcctccaccaccacctagAGGAGG GGATCTCATGGCCTATGACAGAAGAGGAAGACCTGGAGACCGCTACGATGGCATG GTTGGTTTCAGTGCTGATGAAACTTGGGACTCTGCAATAGATACATGGAGCCCATCAGAATGGCAGATGGCTTATGAACCACAG ggTGGCTCCGGATATG attattccTATGCAGGGGGTCGTGGCTCATATGGTGATCTTGGTGGACCTATTATTACTACACAAGTAACTATTCCCAAAGAT ttGGCTGGATCTATTATTGGCAAAGGTGGTCAGCGGATTAAGCAAATCCGTCATGAGTCAGGAGCTTCGATCAAAATTGATGAACCTCTAGAAGGGTCTGAAGATCGGATCATTACCATTACAGGAACACAGGACCAGATACAGAATGCACAGTATTTGCTGCAGAACAG tgtGAAGCAGTATTCTGGAAAGTTTTTCTAA
- the HNRNPK gene encoding heterogeneous nuclear ribonucleoprotein K isoform X3, whose protein sequence is METEQPEETFPNTETNGEFGKRPAEDMEEEQAFKRSRNTDEMVELRILLQSKNAGAVIGKGGKNIKALRTDYNASVSVPDSSGPERILSISADIETIGEILKKIIPTLEEGLQLPSPTATSQLPLESDAVECLNYQHYKGSDFDCELRLLIHQSLAGGIIGVKGAKIKELRENTQTTIKLFQECCPHSTDRVVLIGGKPDRVVECIKIILDLISESPIKGRAQPYDPNFYDETYDYGGFTMMFDDRRGRPVGFPMRGRGGFDRMPPGRGGRPMPPSRRDYDDMSPRRGPPPPPPGRGGRGGSRARNLPLPPPPPPRGGDLMAYDRRGRPGDRYDGMVGFSADETWDSAIDTWSPSEWQMAYEPQGGSGYGGRGSYGDLGGPIITTQVTIPKDLAGSIIGKGGQRIKQIRHESGASIKIDEPLEGSEDRIITITGTQDQIQNAQYLLQNSVKQYADVEGF, encoded by the exons GTAAACGCCCTGCAGAAGATATGGAAGAGGAACAAGCTTTTAAAAGATCTAGAAACACTGATGAGATGGTTGAACTACGCATTTTGCTTCAGAGCAAG AATGCTGGGGCAGTGATTggaaaaggaggcaagaatattaAGGCTCTCCGTACAGAC TACAATGCCAGTGTTTCAGTCCCAGACAGCAGTGGCCCCGAGCG CATATTGAGTATCAGTGCTGATATTGAGACAATTGGAGAAATTCTGAAGAAAATCATCCCTACCTTGGAAGAG gGCCTGCAGTTGCCATCACCCACTGCAACCAGCCAGCTCCCGCTCGAATCTGATGCTGTGGAATGCTTAAAT TACCAACACTATAAAGGAAGTGACTTTGACTGCGAGTTGAGACTGTTGATTCATCAGAGTCTGGCAGGAGGAATTATTGGGGTCAAAGGTGCTAAAATCAAAGAACTTCGAGAG AACACACAGACAACAATCAAGCTTTTCCAGGAATGCTGTCCTCATTCCACTGACAGAGTTGTTCTTATTGGAGGAAAACCTGATAGGGTGGTAGAGTGCATCAAGATCATCCTTGATCTTATATCAGAG tctcCCATCAAAGGACGTGCACAGCCTTATGATCCCAATTTTTATGATGAAACCTACGATTATGGTGGCTTTACAATGATGTTTGATGACCGCCGTGGACGCCCTGTGGGATTTCCCATGCGGGGGAGAGGTGGTTTTGACAGAATGCCTCCTGGTCGGGGTGGGCGTCCTATGCCTCCATCCAGAAGAGATTATGACGATATGAGCCCTCGCCGAggacctcctcctccacctcctggaAGAGGTGGCCGGGGTGGTAGTAGAGCTCGgaatcttcctcttcctcctccaccaccacctagAGGAGG GGATCTCATGGCCTATGACAGAAGAGGAAGACCTGGAGACCGCTACGATGGCATG GTTGGTTTCAGTGCTGATGAAACTTGGGACTCTGCAATAGATACATGGAGCCCATCAGAATGGCAGATGGCTTATGAACCACAG ggTGGCTCCGGATATG GGGGTCGTGGCTCATATGGTGATCTTGGTGGACCTATTATTACTACACAAGTAACTATTCCCAAAGAT ttGGCTGGATCTATTATTGGCAAAGGTGGTCAGCGGATTAAGCAAATCCGTCATGAGTCAGGAGCTTCGATCAAAATTGATGAACCTCTAGAAGGGTCTGAAGATCGGATCATTACCATTACAGGAACACAGGACCAGATACAGAATGCACAGTATTTGCTGCAGAACAG tgtGAAGCAGTATGCAGATGTTGAAGGATTCTAA
- the HNRNPK gene encoding heterogeneous nuclear ribonucleoprotein K isoform X1: protein METEQPEETFPNTETNGEFGKRPAEDMEEEQAFKRSRNTDEMVELRILLQSKNAGAVIGKGGKNIKALRTDYNASVSVPDSSGPERILSISADIETIGEILKKIIPTLEEGLQLPSPTATSQLPLESDAVECLNYQHYKGSDFDCELRLLIHQSLAGGIIGVKGAKIKELRENTQTTIKLFQECCPHSTDRVVLIGGKPDRVVECIKIILDLISESPIKGRAQPYDPNFYDETYDYGGFTMMFDDRRGRPVGFPMRGRGGFDRMPPGRGGRPMPPSRRDYDDMSPRRGPPPPPPGRGGRGGSRARNLPLPPPPPPRGGDLMAYDRRGRPGDRYDGMVGFSADETWDSAIDTWSPSEWQMAYEPQGGSGYDYSYAGGRGSYGDLGGPIITTQVTIPKDLAGSIIGKGGQRIKQIRHESGASIKIDEPLEGSEDRIITITGTQDQIQNAQYLLQNSVKQYADVEGF, encoded by the exons GTAAACGCCCTGCAGAAGATATGGAAGAGGAACAAGCTTTTAAAAGATCTAGAAACACTGATGAGATGGTTGAACTACGCATTTTGCTTCAGAGCAAG AATGCTGGGGCAGTGATTggaaaaggaggcaagaatattaAGGCTCTCCGTACAGAC TACAATGCCAGTGTTTCAGTCCCAGACAGCAGTGGCCCCGAGCG CATATTGAGTATCAGTGCTGATATTGAGACAATTGGAGAAATTCTGAAGAAAATCATCCCTACCTTGGAAGAG gGCCTGCAGTTGCCATCACCCACTGCAACCAGCCAGCTCCCGCTCGAATCTGATGCTGTGGAATGCTTAAAT TACCAACACTATAAAGGAAGTGACTTTGACTGCGAGTTGAGACTGTTGATTCATCAGAGTCTGGCAGGAGGAATTATTGGGGTCAAAGGTGCTAAAATCAAAGAACTTCGAGAG AACACACAGACAACAATCAAGCTTTTCCAGGAATGCTGTCCTCATTCCACTGACAGAGTTGTTCTTATTGGAGGAAAACCTGATAGGGTGGTAGAGTGCATCAAGATCATCCTTGATCTTATATCAGAG tctcCCATCAAAGGACGTGCACAGCCTTATGATCCCAATTTTTATGATGAAACCTACGATTATGGTGGCTTTACAATGATGTTTGATGACCGCCGTGGACGCCCTGTGGGATTTCCCATGCGGGGGAGAGGTGGTTTTGACAGAATGCCTCCTGGTCGGGGTGGGCGTCCTATGCCTCCATCCAGAAGAGATTATGACGATATGAGCCCTCGCCGAggacctcctcctccacctcctggaAGAGGTGGCCGGGGTGGTAGTAGAGCTCGgaatcttcctcttcctcctccaccaccacctagAGGAGG GGATCTCATGGCCTATGACAGAAGAGGAAGACCTGGAGACCGCTACGATGGCATG GTTGGTTTCAGTGCTGATGAAACTTGGGACTCTGCAATAGATACATGGAGCCCATCAGAATGGCAGATGGCTTATGAACCACAG ggTGGCTCCGGATATG attattccTATGCAGGGGGTCGTGGCTCATATGGTGATCTTGGTGGACCTATTATTACTACACAAGTAACTATTCCCAAAGAT ttGGCTGGATCTATTATTGGCAAAGGTGGTCAGCGGATTAAGCAAATCCGTCATGAGTCAGGAGCTTCGATCAAAATTGATGAACCTCTAGAAGGGTCTGAAGATCGGATCATTACCATTACAGGAACACAGGACCAGATACAGAATGCACAGTATTTGCTGCAGAACAG tgtGAAGCAGTATGCAGATGTTGAAGGATTCTAA